A region from the Cygnus olor isolate bCygOlo1 chromosome 24, bCygOlo1.pri.v2, whole genome shotgun sequence genome encodes:
- the KIF21B gene encoding LOW QUALITY PROTEIN: kinesin-like protein KIF21B (The sequence of the model RefSeq protein was modified relative to this genomic sequence to represent the inferred CDS: deleted 1 base in 1 codon) — MAAPDSCVKVAVRIRPQLSKEKIEGCHICTSVTPGEPQVLLGKDKAFTYDFVFDLDTWQKQIYTTCVGKLIEGCFEGYNATVLAYGQTGAGKTYTMGTGFDMNISEDEQGIIPRAIGHLFSGIEERKRAAQSQGVAAPEFKVSAQFLELYNEEILDLFDSARDPDARHRKSNIKIHEDASGSIYTTGVTSRLISSQDELIQCLKQGALSRTTASTQMNVQSSRSHAIFTIHLCQMRVCARPELVNGEVSGLLDGAQPTTEYETLTAKFHFVDLAGSERLKRTGATGERAKEGISINCGLLALGNVISALGDQSKKVVHVPYRDSKLTRLLQDSLGGNSQTIMIACVSPSDRDFMETLNTLKYANRARNIKNKVVVNQDKTSQQISALRAEIARLQMELMEYKAGKRVIGEDGSEGYSDLFRENAMLQKENSALRMRVKAMQEAIDAINSRVTHLMSQEANLMLAKAGDGNEAIGALIQNYIREIEELRTKLLESESMNESLRRSLSRVSARPPYSVGSSPVPGLAAPAETEASDVLRRAKQDLERLKKKERRQRRKSPEKEAFKKRPKLQDNGEETDENEGEEEEEEEQDESGCEEEDGREDEDEDSGSEESLVDSDSDAEEKAVNFQADLADLTCEIEIKQKLIDELENSQRRLQTLKHQYEEKLILLQNKIRDTQLERDRVLQNLSTMECYTEEKANKIKADYEKRLKEMNRDLQKLQAAQKEHARLLKNQSRYERELRKLQAEVAEMKKAKVALMKQMREEQQRRRLAETKRNREIAQLKKEQRRQEFQIRALESQKRQQEIVLRRKTQEVSALRRLAKPMSDRVAGRTSQKPPMLDSGAEVSASTTSSEPESGARSVSSIVRQWNRKINNFLGDPSPSANGARPPRKKFPKKGTSQTFSKAARLKWQSLERRIFDIVMQRMTIVNLEADMERLIKKREELALLQEALLGKRAKLQAESPKEQKGLQELNEEIEVLGANIDYINDSISDCQATIMQIEETKEELDSTDTSVVISSCSLAEARLLLDNFLKASIDKGLQVAQKEAQIRLLEGRLRQTDVTGSSQNHLILDALREKAESHPELQALIHNVQQENGYTSTDEEVSEFSLASDGSFSQSFTMKGSASQDDFKFKGEPKLSGQMKAVSAECLGPTLDISTKNITKSLASLMEIKEDGISFSIRDPYYKEKVSRTVSLPTRGSTFPRQSRISDTSPLTRRKSYDRGQPARPPDVGFTPPSSPPTRPRNDRNVFSRLTSNQNQGSALDKSDDSDSSVSEVLRGVINPVGGTKNARTAPLQCVSVAEGHTKPVLCLDATDELLFTGSKDRSCKMWNLVTGQEIASLKGHPNNVVSIKYCSHTGLVFTVSTSYIKVWDIRDSARCIRTLTSSGQVISGDACAGTTTRTVTSVQGEHQINQIALNPTGTTLYAATGNSVRIWELSRLQPVGKLSGHIGPVMCLTVNQTASNHDLVVTGSKDHYVKVFEIAEGMVGNIGPTHNFEPPHYDGIECLAIQGDVLFSGSRDNGIKKWDLEQQELIQQIPNAHKDWVCALAFIPGRPMVLSACRGGVIKVWNVDNFTPVGEIKGHDSPINAICTNSKHIFTASSDLTVKLWSGRRLPAGSN, encoded by the exons gatCCGTCCCCAGCTGTCCAAAGAGAAGATCGAGGGATGTCACATCTGCACCTCCGTGACGCCCGGCGagccccaggtgctgctggggaaggacaAAGCCTTCACCTACGACTTCGTCTTCGACCTGGACACGTGGCAGAAGCAGATCTACACGACGTGCGTGGGCAAGCTCATCGAAGGCTGCTTCGAGGGCTACAATGCCACCGTGCTGGCGTATGGCCAG ACGGGCGCCGGGAAGACGTACACCATGGGGACGGGCTTCGACATGAACATCTCCGAGGACGAGCAGGGCATCATCCCGCGGGCCATCGGCCACCTCTTCAGCGGCATCGAGGAGCGCAAGCGGGCGGCACAGAGCCAAGGCGTGGCGGCACCCGAGTTCAAAGTCAGCGCCCAGTTCCTGGAG CTCTACAACGAGGAGATCCTGGACCTGTTTGACAGCGCCCGCGACCCGGATGCGCGCCACCGCAAATCCAACATCAAAATCCACGAGGACGCCAGCGGGAGCATCTACACCACCGGCGTCACGTCGCGGCTCATCAGCTCGCAGGACGAG CTGATCCAGTGCCTGAAGCAGGGGGCTCTTTCCCGCACCACTGCCAGCACCCAGATGAACGTGCAGAGCTCCCGCTCCCATGCCATCTTCACCATCCACCTGTGCCAGATGAGGGTCTGCGCCCGCCCGGAGCTG GTGAACGGGGAGGTGAGCGGCCTCCTGGACGGAGCCCAGCCCACCACCGAGTACGAGACCCTCACGGCCAAGTTCCATTTCGTTGACCTGGCGGGCTCGGAGAGGCTGAAACGAACGGGTGCTACCGGCGAGAGGGCGAAGGAAGGCATCTCCATCAACTGCGGGCTG CTGGCCCTGGGGAACGTCATCAGCGCCCTGGGAGACCAGAGCAAGAAAGTGGTGCACGTGCCCTACCGGGACTCCAAGCTCACCCGCCTGCTGCAGGATTCCCTCGGGGGCAACAG CCAAACCATCATGATCGCCTGCGTCAGCCCCTCCGACCGCGACTTCATGGAGACCCTGAACACCCTCAAGTACGCCAACCGGGCTCGCAACATCAAGAACAAGGTGGTGGTGAACCAGGACAAGACCAGCCAGCAGATCAGCGCCCTGCGGGCCGAGATCGCCCGCCTGCAGATGGAGCTGATGGAGTACAAGGCG GGCAAGCGGGTCATCGGGGAGGACGGCTCGGAGGGCTACAGCGACCTTTTCCGCGAGAACGCCATGCTGCAGAAGGAGAACAGCGCCCTGCGCATGCGGGTGAAGGCCATGCAGGAGGCCATCGATGCCATCAACAGCAGGGTCACCCACCTCATGAGCCAGGAGGCCAACCTCATGCTGGCCAAGGCAG gGGACGGTAACGAAGCTATCGGCGCCCTCATCCAGAATTACATCCGGGAGATCGAAGAGCTGAG GACCAAACTCCTGGAGAGCGAATCCATGAACGAGTCCTTGCGGCGCAGCCTCTCGCGCGTCTCTGCCCGGCCCCCCTACTCCGTGGGCTCATCCCCGGTGCCCGGCTTGGCTGCCCCCGCGGAGACGGAGGCGTCCGACGTCCTGCGCCGGGCCAAGCAGGACCTGGAGCGCCTGaaaaagaaggagaggaggcagcGGAGGAAAAG ccctgagAAGGAGGCGTTCAAGAAGCGGCCAAAGCTGCAGGATAACGGGGAGGAGACGGACGAGAACGAGGGAGAAGAG gaggaggaggaggaacaggaCGAGAGCGGCTGTGAGGAAGAGGATGGGCGcgaggatgaagatgaggactCGGGCAGTGAAGAGAGCCTGGTGGACTCTGACTCGGATGCGGAGGAGAAGG CCGTGAATTTCCAGGCCGACCTGGCGGATCTGACTTGCGAGATCGAGATCAAGCAGAAGCTGATCGATGAGCTGGAGAACAGCCAGCGGCGCCTGCAGACCCTCAAGCACCAGTACGAGGAGAAGCTGATCCTGCTGCAGAACAAGATCCGGGACACGCAGCTGGAGCGGGACCGGGTCCTGCAGAACCTCA GCACCATGGAGTGCTACACGGAGGAGAAAGCCAACAAGATCAAGGCCGACTATGAGAAGCGGCTGAAGGAGATGAACCGGGacctgcagaagctgcaggcGGCCCAGAAGGAGCACGCTCGCCTGCTCAAGAACCAGTCCCGCTACGAGCGCGagctgaggaagctgcaggcgGAGGTGGCCGAGATGAAGAAGGCGAAG GTTGCGCTGATGAAGCAGATGCGGGAGGAGCAGCAGCGGAGGCGGCTGGCGGAGACTAAGAGGAACCGGGAGATTGCACAGCTCAAGAAGGAGCAGCGGCGCCAGGAG TTCCAGATCCGGGCTCTGGAGTCTCAGAAGCGGCAGCAGGAAATCGTGCTGCGGAGGAAAACCCAGGAG GTCTCGGCGCTGCGCCGCCTCGCCAAGCCCATGTCAGACCGGGTGGCGGGCAGGACGAGCCAGAAGCCGCCCATGCTGGACTCGGGCGCAGAGGTCTCGGCCAGCACCACCTCCTCCGAGCCCGAGTCCGGCGCTCGCTCCGTCTCCAGCATCGTGCGCCAGTGGAATCGGAAAATCAACAACTTTCTGGGAGACCCCTCGCCCTCCGCCAACGGGGCTCGGCCACCCAG GAAGAAGTTCCCCAAGAAGGGGACGAGCCAGACCTTCAGCAAGGCCGCCCGCCTCAAGTGGCAGTCCCTGGAGCGGCGCATCTTCGACATCGTGATGCAGAGGATGACCATCGTCAACCTGGAGGCCGACATGGAGCGGCTCATCAAG aaacgCGAGGAGCTggcgctgctgcaggaggcGCTGCTGGGCAAGAGGGCGAAGCTGCAGGCGGAGAGCCCCAAGGAGcagaaggggctgcaggagctgaacGAGGAGATCGAGGTGCTGGGGGCCAACATCGACTACATCAACGACAGCATTTCCGACTGCCAGGCTACCATCATGCAGATCGAGGAGACCAAG GAGGAGCTGGACTCCACGGACACCTCGGTGGTGatcagctcctgctccctggccGAAGCCCGGCTCCTGCTGGACAACTTCCTGAAGGCATCCATCGACAAG gggctgcaggtggcaCAGAAGGAGGCCCAGATCCGGCTGCTGGAGGGACGCCTGAGGCAGACGGATGTGACCGGCTCCTCGCAGAACCACCTCATCCTGGACGCCCTGCGGGAGAAGGCCGAGTCGCACCCTGAGCTGCAGGCGCTGATCCACAACGTCCAGCAAG AGAACGGCTACACCAGCACGGACGAGGAGGTCTCCGAATTCAGCCTGGCCTCAGATGGGAG CTTCTCCCAGTCTTTCACCATGAAGGGCTCAGCAAGCCAGGATGACTTCAAGTTCAAG GGAGAGCCCAAGCTCTCTGGGCAGATGAAGGCGGTGTCAGCTGAATGCCTGGGACCCACGCTGGACATCTCCACCAAGAACATCACCAAGTCCTTGGCGTCCCTCATGGAGATCAAGGAGGACGGGATCAGCTTCTCCATCCGAGACCCGTATTACAAGGAGAAGGTGTCGCGCACCGTCAGCCTGCCCACGCGAGGAAGCACTTT CCCCAGACAATCTCGCATCTCGGACACGTCGCCGCTCACACGGAGGAAATCCTACGACCGTGGGCAACCCGCCAG GCCTCCAGACGTCGGCTTCACGCCCCCCTcgtcc ccccccacccgcccACGCAACGACCGCAACGTCTTCTCTCGGCTCACGAGCAACCAGAACCAGGGGTCGGCCTTGGACAA GTCTGATGACAGCGATTCCTCTGTCTCGGAGGTGCTGAG GGGCGTCATCAACCCGGTGGGAGGCACCAAGAACGCCCGGACGGCCCCGCTGCAATGCGTCTCCGTGGCAGAAGGACACACCAAGCCCGTGCTCTGCCTGGATGCCACCGATGAGCTGCTTTTCACGGGCTCCAAAG ACCGGAGCTGCAAGATGTGGAACCTGGTGACGGGACAGGAAATCGCCTCTCTCAAGGGACACCCGAACAACGTGGTGTCCATCAAGTACTGCAGCCACACGGGGCTGGTGTTCACCGTGTCCACCTCGTACATCAAGGTGTGGGACATCCGGGACTCGGCCCGCTGCATCCGCACCCTCAC ATCTTCTGGCCAGGTGATCTCTGGGGACGCGTGCGCCGGGACCACCACCCGCACTGTCACCAGCGTGCAGGGGGAGCACCAGATCAACCAGATCGCGCTCAACCCCACCGGCACCACGCTCTACGCCGCCACCGGTAACTCCGTCCGCATCTGGGAGCTGAGCAG GCTGCAGCCCGTTGGGAAGCTGAGCGGCCACATCGGGCCTGTGATGTGTCTCACGGTAAACCAGACGGCGAGCAACCACGACCTGGTGGTGACGGGCTCCAAGGATCACTACGTCAAG gtgtTTGAGATTGCCGAGGGCATGGTGGGCAATATCGGCCCCACTCACAACTTTGAGCCCCCTCACTACGACGGCATCGAGTGCCTGGCCATCCAAGGGGACGTCCTCTTCAGTGGCTCCAGGGACAACGGCATAAAGAAATGGGACCTGGAGCAGCAGGAACTTATCCAG CAAATCCCCAACGCGCACAAAGACTGGGTCTGTGCCCTGGCCTTCATCCCCGGCCGCCCCATGGTGCTGAGCGCCTGCCGAGGAGGCGTGATCAAGGTCTGGAACGTGGATAACTTCACCCCGGTCGGGGAGATCAAGGGGCACGACAGCCCCATCAATGCCATCTGTACCAACTCCAAGCACATCTTCACCGCCTCCAG